The following proteins are co-located in the Mesorhizobium sp. M1E.F.Ca.ET.045.02.1.1 genome:
- a CDS encoding LacI family DNA-binding transcriptional regulator, whose amino-acid sequence MASSIHDLARHLNISIGTVSRALNGRADVNAETRQRVLEAARKLNYAPNQSGRSLRKGATHSIAFMLQPHPGDQQYGEPFFIPFLTGLQARLAEYDLDLMVVMGEPGQYQQERLRRVVETRRADAVVLANTRREDDRIDYLSKAGFPFATLGRSQSGGDTYPSLDIDFERAGDEAVDRLVARGHRRIAAIRPSLDLNFGYLFLDGYRRALKRHGIEVDPSLIADGFINEAGGYQVTPRVMLSKDRPTAIIFNNDAMALGGCKALAEMGIRPGHDIAVIVIVDTPLCRYFSPALTAFRPSLEPMGRRLAEMLLASLPAYAGPEGPRTIREVWPLELIARESD is encoded by the coding sequence TTGGCGTCCAGCATCCACGATCTCGCGCGTCACCTGAACATTTCGATCGGCACCGTGTCCCGCGCGCTGAACGGCCGCGCCGATGTCAATGCGGAGACGCGCCAGCGCGTGCTCGAGGCCGCCAGGAAGCTGAACTACGCGCCCAACCAGTCCGGCCGGAGTCTGAGGAAAGGCGCCACCCATTCGATCGCCTTCATGCTTCAACCGCATCCCGGTGACCAGCAATATGGCGAGCCGTTCTTCATCCCGTTCCTGACCGGTCTGCAGGCGCGGCTCGCCGAGTATGACCTAGATCTGATGGTCGTCATGGGTGAGCCCGGTCAATATCAGCAGGAGAGGCTGCGCCGCGTGGTTGAGACGCGCCGGGCCGACGCGGTCGTGTTGGCCAATACACGGCGGGAAGACGATCGGATCGACTATCTCAGCAAGGCGGGCTTTCCCTTCGCCACGCTTGGCCGAAGTCAATCCGGCGGCGACACCTATCCTTCGCTTGATATCGATTTCGAGAGAGCGGGTGATGAAGCCGTCGACCGGCTGGTCGCGCGGGGCCACCGCCGCATTGCCGCCATCCGCCCTTCGCTTGATCTCAACTTCGGCTACCTGTTCCTCGACGGCTACCGCAGGGCGCTGAAGAGGCACGGCATCGAAGTCGACCCCAGCCTGATCGCCGACGGCTTCATCAACGAGGCCGGCGGCTACCAGGTGACGCCGCGCGTCATGCTCTCCAAGGACAGGCCAACGGCGATCATCTTCAACAATGACGCCATGGCGCTCGGCGGCTGCAAGGCACTGGCCGAGATGGGCATCAGGCCCGGCCACGACATAGCGGTGATCGTAATCGTCGACACGCCGCTCTGCCGCTACTTCTCGCCGGCGCTGACCGCCTTCCGTCCGTCGCTGGAGCCCATGGGCCGGCGGCTGGCCGAGATGCTGCTGGCCTCGCTCCCCGCCTATGCCGGCCCGGAGGGACCGCGAACCATCCGCGAGGTCTGGCCGCTGGAGCTGATCGCGCGGGAAAGCGATTGA
- a CDS encoding esterase-like activity of phytase family protein, which yields MKRLTRTVALGAALALFTALTPALADGVAYVNKGLVGVGRIPAGQKDKFGETFGSGSGMSIDTKSWARDGAGYKGSLWLLPDRGYNVEGTTDYRPRLNTISVELTPTAPGAAPAAGQEQSGVKVTLADTMLLTDDKGADATGLDPLNGVRPAAGDMPMLPQADNGKLSLDDEAIARLPDGTMFISDEYGPNIYRFSADGHLMSATQPPAALVPTRHSKPNFASDNPGPGAAEADPKDPETGRQNNQGLEGMSMTPDGKFLIAVLQSATRQDGGDSGSTRQNTRVLVYDASDLAHLKLARDVVPLPVFKDAKGKTKVAAQSEIVALSDKSFLMLARDSGNGQGVKGDESLYRKIEIVDLSAATDIANGPFDAADKPVAPKGVLDPSVTPAKLTSFIDINDKGELGRFGLHNGAPNDKNNLSEKWEAMSLVSVLDPKLPDDYFLFVANDNDFLTQDGFQVGAPYKAEDGADVDTTFLVYQVTLPGLSGSSLAAN from the coding sequence ATGAAGCGTCTTACCCGAACCGTCGCGCTCGGCGCGGCACTTGCTCTGTTCACCGCCCTCACCCCGGCGCTCGCCGACGGTGTCGCCTACGTCAACAAGGGGCTTGTCGGCGTCGGCCGCATTCCGGCCGGCCAGAAGGACAAGTTCGGCGAGACTTTTGGTTCCGGTTCCGGCATGTCGATCGACACCAAGTCCTGGGCGCGTGACGGCGCCGGCTACAAGGGCTCGCTCTGGCTGCTGCCCGATCGCGGCTATAACGTCGAAGGCACCACCGACTATCGCCCGCGCCTCAACACCATCTCGGTCGAGCTGACCCCGACCGCTCCGGGCGCCGCGCCCGCCGCCGGACAGGAACAGTCGGGCGTGAAAGTGACGCTCGCGGATACCATGCTCTTGACCGACGACAAGGGCGCCGACGCCACCGGCCTCGATCCGCTGAACGGCGTGCGCCCGGCCGCCGGCGACATGCCGATGCTGCCGCAAGCCGACAACGGCAAGCTTTCGCTGGACGACGAGGCGATCGCACGCCTGCCCGACGGCACCATGTTCATCTCCGACGAATATGGCCCCAACATCTACCGCTTCTCGGCGGACGGCCATCTGATGTCGGCCACCCAGCCGCCGGCGGCCCTGGTGCCGACGCGCCACAGCAAGCCGAATTTCGCTTCGGACAATCCTGGTCCGGGCGCGGCCGAGGCCGATCCGAAGGATCCCGAGACCGGCCGCCAGAACAATCAGGGCCTCGAGGGCATGTCGATGACGCCGGACGGCAAATTCCTGATCGCCGTGCTGCAGTCGGCGACCCGCCAGGATGGCGGCGATTCCGGCTCGACGCGCCAGAACACCCGCGTCCTCGTCTATGACGCCTCCGACCTCGCTCACCTCAAGCTGGCGCGAGATGTCGTGCCGCTGCCGGTGTTCAAGGACGCCAAGGGCAAGACCAAGGTGGCTGCGCAGAGCGAGATCGTTGCGCTGTCCGACAAGAGCTTCCTGATGCTGGCGCGCGACAGCGGCAACGGCCAGGGCGTCAAGGGCGATGAGTCGCTTTACCGCAAGATCGAGATCGTCGACCTCTCCGCCGCCACCGATATCGCCAACGGCCCGTTCGATGCCGCCGACAAGCCGGTTGCGCCGAAAGGCGTGCTCGACCCGTCGGTGACGCCGGCCAAGCTGACCTCCTTCATCGACATCAACGACAAGGGCGAGCTCGGCCGCTTCGGCCTGCACAATGGCGCGCCGAACGACAAGAACAACCTCTCGGAGAAATGGGAAGCGATGTCGCTGGTGAGCGTGCTCGATCCGAAGCTGCCCGACGACTATTTCCTGTTCGTCGCCAACGACAACGACTTCCTGACCCAGGATGGCTTCCAGGTCGGCGCCCCCTACAAGGCCGAGGATGGCGCCGATGTCGACACCACCTTCCTCGTCTACCAGGTTACCCTCCCCGGCCTGTCGGGAAGCAGCCTCGCCGCGAACTAG